The following proteins are co-located in the Microplitis demolitor isolate Queensland-Clemson2020A chromosome 5, iyMicDemo2.1a, whole genome shotgun sequence genome:
- the LOC103569028 gene encoding probable serine/threonine-protein kinase DDB_G0268876 produces MSLTKKAIGGSIHRIREFELEKVNLAEEFDILQIVGEGWFGKILLTEHKSTQTEMALKALPKAYTAITDFYREFHYGLHLSAHRNIITTYDVAFETAGFYVFSQEYAPLGDLTSNVTETGLGELHTKKVARQLAAAIHHIHSRELVHRDIKLDNILVFKSDFSRIKLCDFGETRRINTIVRRHNEWLPYSPPEVLHIDPDDTYKALTAHDVWQFGIVLFVCLTGCLPWQKAAMDDKRYTRYLNWHSATLNIAKKPKLFQLISSRAQRMFKRLLEPKLDKRPVSVLEANKYLEDRWLGKLGAEKSMNGGVDERDELCPSMYSFHSSPEEKNQLLYTLTRYGIETTVDRSRKKDRIREWIQSSAITEENEDEDDFVVDTNNTVNENDTDENGSMKGRHFPERRPSVKASASPERPITSDKIRVRRTTSDKITSGNNHQNESKRRSTSTHRPSLRNLERRNPFAPQVAEEMQTIARFANFPNGDPNLAISPVGIMKTDNLVAQSTVPQIAPFSAQAPNADSNERVSQVSEIKLLDPAFDSEGNREVINNINNNNNSNNNNNVTIMPINSAGWEETQTIETMNKNLLQNGDAMSYLQSAPKSPQVPTRKNRDHKVQFSTMINQVPATDFLSNRRSNEINNKLTNQLPLNPNPLTMSVASQLVMQSFHMIQGINSMQSTPLSGSGTSSSGSVYGKDAYEHYGVAQGTVMVKPEITRNGRSSGSGSRSVSS; encoded by the exons atgagttTGACCAAAAAAGCTATCGGAGGTTCTATTCATCGTATACGTGAGTTTGAATTAGaaaag gTTAATCTCGCAGAAGAGTTTGATATATTACAAATAGTCGGTGAAGGATggtttggaaaaatattacttaCGGAGCACAAGAGTACACAAACAGAAATGGCATTAAAGGCATTACCGAAAGCATACACTGCTATTACCGATTTTTATCGCGAATTTCATTACGGCCTTCATCTTTCAGCACATCGTAATATTATAACAACTTATGATGTTGCTTTTGAAACTGCTGGGTTTTATGTATTTAGTCAAGAATATGCTCCTCTtg GTGATTTGACATCAAATGTAACCGAAACAGGCCTTGGAGAACttcatacaaaaaaagttgctCGACAATTAGCCGCAGCAATTCATCATATTCACAGCCGTGAATTAGTACATCGTGACATTAAACTTGACAATATTCTCGTATTCAAAAGTGACTTTTCACGTATCAAATTATGTGATTTTGGTGAAACACGACGAATAAACACTATTGTACGTAGACACAATGAGTGGCTACCATATTCACCGCCAGAAGTATTACACATCGATCCGGATGATACTTAcaa AGCATTAACAGCCCATGATGTCTGGCAATTTGGTATAGTCTTATTTGTTTGTCTAACGGGTTGTCTACCTTGGCAAAAAGCAGCAATGGATGACAAAAGATACACACGTTATTTAAATTGGCATTCAGCGACACTAAATATTGCCAAAAAACCAaaactatttcaattaattagttcACGAGCTCAGAGGATGTTCAAAAGACTGCTAGAACCTAAATTAGATAAAAGACCTGTTAGTGTATTGGAAGCTAATAAATATCTCGAAGATCGATGGCTAGGAAAATTGGGCGCTGAAAAATCCATGAATG GTGGCGTTGATGAAAGAGACGAGTTATGTCCGTCAATGTACAGTTTCCATAGTTCTCCTGAAGAAAAAAACCAATTACTTTACACGTTAACGAGATACGGTATCGAAACGACGGTAGACAGATCGCGTAAGAAAGATCGAATTCGCGAATGGATACAGTCTAGCGCGATAACTGAAGAAAATGAAGACGAAGATGATTTTGTCGTTGATACCAACAATACTGTCAACGAAAATGATACCGATGAAAATGGTAGTATGAAAGGACGTCATTTTCCTGAAAGACGTCCAAGTGTAAAGGCATCTGCAAGTCCTGAACGGCCGATTACTAGTGACAAAATTAGAGTAAGACGTACGACCAGTGATAAAATAACATCGGGGAATAATCATCAGAATGAATCAAAAAGACGGTCTACATCAACACATAGACCATCGTTGAGAAATCTTGAGAGAAGAAATCCATTTGCACCTCAAGTTGCTGAGGAAATGCAAACAATTGCACGGTTTGCTAATTTTCCTAATGGTGATCCAAATCTTGCGATTTCTCCAGTCGGAATTATGAAGACGGATAATTTAGTGGCTCAGTCCACTGTTCCACAAATAGCGCCATTTTCTGCGCAAGCTCCCAATGCCGATTCGAACGAACGCGTTAGCCAGGtttcagaaataaaattattggatCCCGCATTTGACTCTGAAGGGAATCGAGAAGtgattaacaatattaataacaataataatagtaataacaataataatgttacAATCATGCCAATAAACTCAGCGGGATGGGAAGAAACCCAAACGATAGAAACtatgaacaaaaatttgttacaaaatGGCGACGCAATGTCTTATTTACAATCAGCTCCTAAAAGCCCTCAAGTACCGACGAGGAAAAATCGCGACCATAAAGTACAATTTTCTACGATGATTAATCAAGTTCCCGCAACagattttttatctaatagaCGGAGTaatgaaattaacaataaattaacgaATCAGTTGCCATTGAACCCAAATCCGCTGACGATGTCAGTTGCTTCGCAATTGGTAATGCAGAGTTTTCATATGATACAAGGCATTAACTCGATGCAATCGACACCGTTGTCAGGGTCAGGGACATCATCGTCGGGATCGGTCTATGGTAAGGATGCTTACGAACACTATGGCGTTGCTCAAGGCACTGTAATGGTGAAACCGGAAATAACGAGAAATGGAAGATCGAGTGGTAGTGGGAGCAGATCGGTCAGCAGTTAg
- the LOC103569029 gene encoding uncharacterized protein LOC103569029: protein MGITVEIQAGKDKESSIVTAEGEETRIISNEDIKTFGLTEDELKAAVSSYMGQEPDDVYLRSPTPWGDLYKVYDKPEVKTTLKVFSSELSEVDSKLTVVETVEYVNDNSHDCSFCQTVEKKVTNTVSSKWSENTEVDLGLKINYKVGPVGGEASIDYKNSWGTDKFKEDVVEIKSTMSASITIGPYEVAYLHLTSSKGVLKAEIVHEASLNGVVVVNYSEPYKGHHFYFLPIANVMKQAGISNSVKVTETIEAGFHGNSSIIVSDKPELNTSRIDPCYHR from the coding sequence atgggcATCACTGTAGAAATACAAGCAGGTAAAGATAAAGAATCGAGCATAGTTACTGCTGAAGGTGAAGAAACTCGTATTATATCTAACGAAGATATAAAAACATTTGGATTAACAGAAGACGAATTGAAAGCTGCAGTAAGCAGTTACATGGGACAAGAGCCTGATGACGTTTATCTACGGAGTCCTACACCATGGGGTGATTTGTACAAAGTCTATGATAAACCAGAAGTCAAAACAACCCTGAAGGTATTTAGTTCTGAGTTATCGGAAGTTGACAGTAAGCTAACAGTGGTCGAGACGGTGGAATATGTAAATGACAACTCTCATGACTGTAGTTTTTGTcaaactgttgaaaaaaagGTTACGAATACTGTGTCTTCAAAATGGTCTGAGAATACTGAAGTAGATTTaggactaaaaattaattataaagttggACCTGTTGGTGGCGAGGCAAGTATTGATTACAAGAACTCGTGGGgtactgataaatttaaagaggACGTTGTGGAAATAAAATCAACAATGTCTGCGAGTATTACTATTGGACCTTATGAGGTTGCTTACTTACATCTAACGTCATCAAAAGGTGTATTGAAAGCTGAAATTGTTCATGAAGCAAGTTTGAACGGTGTGGTTGTAGTTAATTACAGTGAGCCGTATAAAGgccatcatttttattttctaccgATTGCTAATGTTATGAAACAGGCTGGTATCAGTAATTCTGTTAAAGTTACGGAAACAATTGAAGCTGGATTTCATGGTAATTCTAGTATCATTGTTAGCGATAAACCAGAATTAAATACTTCTAGAATTGACCCTTGTTATCATAGATAa